The stretch of DNA TAACATTAGAGGCGGCCCGCGAAGAGGCTGAGCTCGTGGTCTTCTCAGCCATTGACGAATTGTTTTCCAAGACAAGCGTATGTCCTGACACTATCGACATACTAGTCGTCAACTGCAGCGGCTTCAACCCAACACCGTCCTTCATCGACATGATAATAAACAAGTACAAGCTACGAGGCGACATCCGCAGTGTGCACCTATCTGGAATGGGGTGCAGCGCTGGGCTGATATCAGTAGAGGCTGCGAGGAACCTTCTACAGACCGCGCGCCGAGGCGCACGAGCGTTGGTGGTATCTACAGAAACTCTATCCCCCCTTCTTTATGATGGGAATGAGCGAGCTATGCTTCTGCCATTTTGCCTGTTCCGCATGGGCGGAGCAGCCGTGCTACTGTCCACATCCGCCGCCAAAGCCCGACTCCGGCTCATGTCGGTTGTGCGTACGCTTACCGCGGCGGATGATAACTCATATAGATGCATACATCGAGAGGAGGATGACAAGGGGCACACTGGTGTCAATCTCTCCAAGGACCTTATCGCTGCTGCCGGCCGCACTCTCAAAGCCAACATCGTCACCCTTGCACCCATCGTCCTCCCAATCTCGGAACAAGTTTTGTTTGCAATGTCCTTTGTGGCACAAAAGCTGACCAACGGGCGTTTCAAAGTGTACGTGCCCAACTTCCTCACAGCATTTGAGCATTTCTGCATACACGCTGGTGGGACTGCGGTCATCGATGAGGTTCAACGCAGCCTCAGCTTGTCCGACGAGCATGTTGAGCCATCGAGGATGACCCTGCACCGCTTCGGAAACACATCCAGCAGCTCAACTTGGTATGAGCTAGCATATATAGAGGCCAAGGACCGTATGCATCGTGGTGATCGCGTATGGATGATCGGCTTTGGCTCAGGATTCAAATGCAACAGCGCGGTGTGGAAGTGCATCATTCCATCCCCCGACACGAATGGGCCATGGGCAGGGTGCATCCACCGCTATCCAGTGAAGATCAAGTCCCCCAAAACAAGTACCAACAATACACGCATGCCAGGTCACAATAATAAGCAGTTCAAAGACACTTGAAACGGGCTAACAAAAGGATgctttgtttctttttttttaCCCGCTTTGATTTCTAAAATAAATAGGGAGTACAAGGGAAGGCAAAGCCTCACTATTATAATGTATCATCTCCATTATTGTACCTGTACACCGCAGAAAATATTGTACTCAATCTTTTCTTACCTTGTAATGTTATTTGTATATCCTTGGTTGTGTTTCTCTCAAAGATGTTATACACTAATGTGGTTGCTGATATGATTGTTGGTCTGGTTGTTTAATAAACTAGTGTAACAAAGATAGTGGTGGACACACGCCCATGCCTAAAATTAGGAGGCTTAAAAGGTACTACATCGAGTGATCTAAAAagtcttatattagtttacagtgCTCCTTtggttcacaaat from Triticum urartu cultivar G1812 unplaced genomic scaffold, Tu2.1 TuUngrouped_contig_7184, whole genome shotgun sequence encodes:
- the LOC125531472 gene encoding 3-ketoacyl-CoA synthase 5-like — protein: MSSSGIWKNLKFLFKLVVDNFLSMVTVPIAAATIVVVARLGHDEILGRLRALTPAYLFLSCFLPASAVTMYLLSQPRKVYLVDYACFHGTHLNRVPFAAFLECARQSSTLNERSIRFMSRLLESSGLSEETCLPTPVHYIPWKKYLTLEAAREEAELVVFSAIDELFSKTSVCPDTIDILVVNCSGFNPTPSFIDMIINKYKLRGDIRSVHLSGMGCSAGLISVEAARNLLQTARRGARALVVSTETLSPLLYDGNERAMLLPFCLFRMGGAAVLLSTSAAKARLRLMSVVRTLTAADDNSYRCIHREEDDKGHTGVNLSKDLIAAAGRTLKANIVTLAPIVLPISEQVLFAMSFVAQKLTNGRFKVYVPNFLTAFEHFCIHAGGTAVIDEVQRSLSLSDEHVEPSRMTLHRFGNTSSSSTWYELAYIEAKDRMHRGDRVWMIGFGSGFKCNSAVWKCIIPSPDTNGPWAGCIHRYPVKIKSPKTSTNNTRMPGHNNKQFKDT